One Mangifera indica cultivar Alphonso chromosome 4, CATAS_Mindica_2.1, whole genome shotgun sequence genomic region harbors:
- the LOC123213250 gene encoding actin-depolymerizing factor 5, with product MAMAFKMATTGMWVTDECKNSFMEMKWKKVHRYIVFKIDEKSRLVTVDKVGGPGEGYNDLAASLPDDDCRYAVFDFDFVTVDNCRKSKIFFIAWSPTASRIRAKMLYATSKDGLRRVLDGIHYEVQATDPTEMGFDVIQDRAK from the exons ATGGCTATGGCTTTCAAGATG gCGACGACTGGGATGTGGGTGACTGATGAGTGCAAGAATTCGTTCATGGAGATGAAATGGAAGAAGGTGCATAGGTATATAGTGTTCAAGATTGATGAGAAGTCCAGATTGGTGACCGTTGACAAAGTCGGCGGCCCCGGTGAGGGTTACAATGATCTTGCCGCATCGTTGCCGGACGACGACTGCCGATATGCtgtgtttgattttgatttcgtCACGGTTGATAATTGCCGGAAAAGCAAGATCTTCTTCATTGCATG GTCCCCAACAGCATCAAGAATTAGAGCAAAAATGCTATACGCAACCTCCAAAGATGGGCTGAGAAGAGTCCTTGATGGGATCCATTATGAAGTCCAGGCCACTGACCCAACTGAAATGGGCTTTGATGTGATCCAGGACCGGGCtaaatag
- the LOC123214128 gene encoding subtilisin-like protease SBT1.6 → MATFLLSCLLLLFILPGSILRTLSLATDQTLKTFIFRIDSQSKPSIFPTHYHWYTSEFATPLQILHTYDTVFHGFSAILSPQQVASLSDHPAVLAVFEDKRRQLHTTRSPQFLGLRNQRGLWSDSNYGSDVIIGVFDTGIWPERRSFSDLNIGPVPSKWKGVCQTGVKFSQSNCNKKIIGARFFAKGHEAAARSPGPISGSFNDTVEFMSPRDADGHGTHTASTAAGRYSFRASMAGYASGIAKGVAPKSRLAVYKVCWKNSGCFDSDILAAFDAAVNDGVDVISISIGGGDGISSPYYLDPIAIGSYGAVTRGVFVSSSAGNDGPNGMSVTNLAPWLATVGAGTIDRNFPAEVILGDGRRISGVSLYAGAPLSGKMYPLVYPGKSGVLSASLCMENSLDPSLVNGKIVICDRGSSPRVAKGLVVKKAGGVGMILANGISNGEGLVGDAHLLPACALGSTEGDAVKAYLSSGANPTATLDFKGTILGIKPAPVVASFSGRGPNGLNPEILKPDLIAPGVNILAAWTDAVGPTGLDSDPRKTEFNILSGTSMACPHVSGAAALLKSAHPDWSPAMIRSAMMTTASIIDNRLQPMTDESTGKASTPYDFGAGHVTLDRAMDPGLVYDITNDDYVKFLCGIGYGPKIIQVITRSPVQCPVRKPLPENLNYPSIAALFSTSLKGVSSKRFIRTVTNVGQMNAVYRVKIENPGKGVTVSVKPASLAFTAAVKKRSFVVTVTADSNNLVLGDSGAMFGAISWSDGKHAVRSPVVVTQLEPL, encoded by the coding sequence ATGGCTACTTTTCTCTTGAGTtgcctcctcctcctcttcatTCTCCCTGGTTCCATTCTCAGAACTCTATCCCTCGCCACCGATCAAACCCTCAAAACCTTCATCTTCCGTATTGATTCTCAATCCAAACCTTCCATTTTCCCCACTCATTACCACTGGTACACCTCCGAGTTCGCCACTCCGCTTCAAATACTCCACACATACGACACTGTTTTCCATGGCTTCTCCGCAATTCTCTCTCCACAACAAGTCGCCTCTCTCAGCGACCACCCCGCCGTACTTGCTGTCTTTGAAGACAAGCGCCGCCAACTCCACACCACGCGCTCACCTCAGTTCCTCGGACTCCGTAACCAACGCGGACTCTGGTCCGACTCCAACTACGGATCCGACGTCATCATTGGCGTCTTCGACACCGGTATTTGGCCAGAACGACGTAGTTTTTCTGATTTGAACATTGGGCCCGTTCCTTCGAAATGGAAAGGCGTGTGCCAAACCGGAGTCAAATTTAGTCAAAGTAactgtaataaaaaaattatcggCGCCAGATTCTTCGCCAAGGGCCACGAAGCTGCTGCGAGATCGCCTGGTCCTATAAGCGGATCGTTCAATGACACGGTTGAGTTCATGTCTCCGCGTGACGCTGATGGCCATGGCACCCATACCGCCTCAACTGCTGCCGGCCGTTATTCTTTCCGTGCCAGCATGGCGGGCTACGCTTCAGGAATCGCTAAAGGCGTGGCGCCGAAATCCAGACTGGCGGTTTACAAGGTTTGCTGGAAGAATTCCGGATGTTTCGATTCCGATATCCTCGCCGCCTTTGACGCTGCTGTCAACGACGGAGTTGACGTTATATCAATTTCAATCGGAGGCGGTGACGGAATTTCGTCGCCTTATTATCTCGATCCAATTGCCATTGGTTCGTACGGCGCCGTTACTAGAGGTGTGTTCGTTTCGTCATCGGCTGGTAACGACGGTCCTAATGGAATGTCAGTGACTAATCTTGCCCCATGGCTCGCCACAGTCGGAGCCGGCACGATTGATCGTAACTTCCCGGCGGAAGTGATTCTCGGTGACGGTCGGAGAATCTCTGGAGTTTCACTGTACGCTGGTGCACCGTTAAGTGGTAAAATGTATCCGTTGGTTTATCCTGGTAAATCAGGGGTTTTATCAGCTTCTCTGTGCATGGAAAATTCGTTGGATCCTAGTTTGGTGAATGGCAAAATCGTAATTTGCGATAGAGGAAGCAGTCCGAGAGTGGCTAAAGGTTTAGTTGTGAAGAAAGCCGGAGGTGTGGGCATGATTTTGGCTAATGGAATATCAAATGGTGAAGGTCTTGTCGGCGATGCCCATCTTTTACCAGCTTGTGCTCTTGGTTCAACTGAAGGTGACGCCGTTAAAGCCTATCTTTCATCCGGTGCCAATCCGACGGCCACCCTTGATTTCAAGGGTACGATCCTTGGCATTAAACCGGCACCGGTGGTGGCTTCTTTTTCAGGCAGGGGACCCAATGGGTTAAACCCTGAGATTCTAAAGCCAGATTTGATTGCTCCTGGGGTTAACATTCTTGCCGCTTGGACTGATGCTGTTGGTCCAACCGGATTGGATTCTGATCCGAGGAAAACGGAATTTAATATCTTGTCAGGAACTTCAATGGCATGTCCACATGTAAGCGGCGCCGCGGCCTTGCTTAAATCCGCACATCCGGATTGGAGTCCGGCTATGATCAGGTCGGCGATGATGACTACTGCTAGTATAATTGATAATAGGCTTCAACCCATGACTGATGAGTCGACCGGGAAAGCTTCCACACCGTATGATTTTGGTGCTGGTCATGTTACTCTTGATCGAGCAATGGATCCAGGATTGGTTTATGATATAACAAACGATGATTATGTAAAGTTTTTGTGTGGAATTGGTTACGGTCCAAAGATAATTCAGGTGATCACAAGATCACCGGTTCAATGTCCAGTGAGAAAGCCATTGCCTGAAAATCTTAACTACCCTTCAATTGCCGCATTGTTCTCAACGTCTCTAAAAGGAGTTTCAAGCAAGAGGTTTATCAGGACAGTGACGAATGTGGGTCAGATGAATGCTGTTTACAGAGTGAAAATTGAGAATCCAGGAAAGGGGGTTACCGTGAGCGTCAAACCGGCCTCATTGGCGTTCACAGCTGCTGTCAAGAAGAGAAGCTTCGTGGTGACAGTAACAGCGGATAGCAACAACTTGGTGTTGGGTGATTCGGGTGCTATGTTTGGCGCAATTTCTTGGTCGGACGGGAAACATGCAGTGAGGAGTCCAGTTGTGGTCACTCAATTGGAACCATTATAA